The Couchioplanes caeruleus nucleotide sequence CAGTCGAACGCCCGGGTCAGGCCGGTCCGCGCCGACACCGTGACGAGCCCCTGCCCGGTGTAGAGGACGTCGTCCGCGGCGGTGAAGGAGACATGCCAGCGCTCGCGGCCCGACAGCGGGTCGAGGACGTACGCCGACCGCTTCCCGGTCAGGTCGCCGCCGTTCTCCACCGTCACCACCACCGCCTGCGGCACCGCCACCAGCGCGCCGAGCCCCGCGAACCGGCCCAGCGAGCGCTCCGGCCAGGCGGGGGCCCCGGTGTGCAGGTCAGCGCCGGCCACGTGGATGCCGCCGGAGCGGTCCTCCCAGCCCGCGTACGCCCGGGCGGCGTCGACCGCGGTCAGGGTGATGCGCGCGGGAGAGGCGTACGCGAGGGGTGAACCGACCTCGGCGAGCGGGCCGCCACGGCTCACAGCGACCGGTGCGGGGCCGGCGTCGCGCAGCGCCGAGACACCCGCGCCGGCCCCGAGCGCGGCGACCACCGCGACCGCCGCCCCCAGCGCCCGCGTGCGGCTGCGCTCCAGGCCGCGGCGTCGTGCGGCCTCCGGAGCGGCCAGCGGCACGGCGTCGGCGTCGCGGCCGAGCGCCGCGAACATCTGGTCCAGGTCAGCGGGCATTGGGCGCTCCTTCGGGTACGGCGGGTGCGGCCCCGAGCGCGACGGCGAGGCCGGCCCGGCCGCGGGCCAGCCACGACTTCACCGTGCCCGTCGACGCCCCGGTCTCGGCGGCGATGTCGGCCACCGAGCGGTCGAGCAGGTAGTGCAGGGCGAGCGCGCGCCGGTGCGCCGCGGGCAGTGTGCGCATGGCCCGGACCAGCAGCACGGTGTCCTCCGACGGCGGGGCGACCGGGGCGGGCACGTTCACCGGGTGGGTACGCCGTACGCCCAGCCGCCGCCACCGGTCCGTCGACAGCCGGTTCACCACGAGCCGCAGCCACGCCTCCGGGTCCTCGTACGCCGACAGCCGCCGCCACCGCTGCCACGCCCGCGCGTACGCCTCCTGCACCAGATCCTGGGCTTCGCCGGGGTCGCCGGTCAGGCCGTACGCGTACCGCAGCAGGCGCCGGGACGTGTCGCGGTAGAACGCGTCGAACGCGTCCTCCGTTCCTGGTGTCATGAGCACCGCCTCTCATCCACAGGACACGGGATGCCCGCCCCGATGGTTGCGGGGGACGCGGCTAGGATGCTGCCTCATGGCTCGCGTGCTCACTCCCCGTGCGGAGGACTTCCCCCGCTGGTACCAGGACCTCATCGCCAAGGCGCGGATGGCCGACAACGGCCCGGTCCGCGGCACGATGGTGATCCGCCCGGCGGCGTACGCGATCTGGGAGCGCATGCAGGCCGAGATGGACGCCCGGATCAAGGAAGCCGACGCGCAGAACGCGTACTTCCCGCTGTTCATCCCGGAGAGCTACCTGAGCCGCGAGGCGCAGCACGTCGAGGGCTTCTCGCCGGAGCTCGCGGTGGTCACCCACGCCGGCGGCAAGGAGCTGGCCGAGCCGATCGTGGTGCGCCCCACCAGCGAGACGATCTTCGGCGAGTTCATGGCCAAGTGGATCGACTCGTACCGTGACCTGCCGCTGCTGCTCAACCAGTGGGCCAACGTGGTGCGCTGGGAGCTGCGGCCGCGCACGTTCCTGCGCACCACCGAGTTCCTCTGGCAGGAGGGGCACACCGCGCACGCCACCGAGCAGGACGCCCGCGACTACGCGCGCCGCATCCTGCACTCGGTCTACGAGGACTTCATGGTGAGCCTGCTGGCCATCCCGGTCGTCCCGGGCCGCAAGACGAAGGGCGAGCGCTTCGCCGGCGCCACCAACACCATGACCCTCGAGGCCATGATGGGCGACGGCAAGGCCCTGCAGATGGGCACCTCGCACGAGCTCGGGCAGAACTTCGCCAAGGCGTTCGACATCACGTACACGTCGCAGGCCGGCGCCGTCGAGCACGCCTGGACCACCTCGTGGGGCAGCACCACCCGCATGATCGGCGGCCTGATCATGGTGCACGGCGACGACAGCGGGCTGCGGCTGCCGCCCCGGCTGGCGCCGGTGCAGGCCCAGGTCATGGTGGTCAAGGCCGGCGAGGGTGTCACCGAGGCGGCGGCCAAGCTGCGCGACGAGCTCAAGGCCGCGGGCGTACGGGTGAAGCTCGACGACCGCGCCGACGTGCCGTTCGGGCGCCGGGCGGTCGACGCCGAGCTGCAGGGCATCCCGGTGCGCATCGAGGTGGGTCCCCGCGACCTGGCCGCCGGCAACGCCGTGGTGGCCCGGCGGGTCGACGGCACCAAGACCCCGGTGGCGCTCGCCGAGGTCGTGAGCCTGGTGACCCGGGCCCTCGACGAGGACCAGCAGCGGCTGTTCGACGCCGCGCTGGCGCACCGCGAGGAGCGCACGGTCGACGTGAAGACCCTGGGCGAGGCCATCGAGGCCGCCCAGACCGGCTGGGCCAGGGTGCCGTGGTCCGCGGTCGGCACCGAGGGCGAGGCCGAGGCGAACGGCAAGGCGGTCACCGTCCGCTGCCTGCTGCGCCCCGACGGGTTCGTGCCCGAGTCCGACGACGAGCCGGACGTGCAGGCGATCCTGGCCCGCGCGTACTGATGTTCGCCCCGGGCCGCACGGTCCTCTACCGCAACATCGACGGGCCGCGGCTCGCGTCCGTACGCCCCTGCCGGGTGATCTCCGACGACGAGCGCGGGCTGCTGCTCTGGCTGGCCCGCGGCTCGGCGGTGGTCCTCGAGATGGCGACCGACGGCCGCGGCATCCGCGACATGCCGTTCGCCGAGTGGATCGGGCTGAGCCATCACGTGGTCCCGGCCACCTGGCAGGGCCCGAGCCTGCTCAAGTTCATCCCGCGGGACGCCGACCACTCGGTCTGGTTCTTCCGTGACGACGAGGACCGCTTCAAGAACTGGTACGTGAACCTGGAGGAGCGCGCCCTGCGCTGGGACGACGGGCACCTCGCCGGCGTGGACGTCATCGACCAGGACCTCGACATCGTGGTCCGCCCGGACCGCACCTGGGAGTGGAAGGACGAGGACGAGTTCACCGAGCGCCTCGCCTTTCCCGGCCACTACTGGGTCCACGACGAGGCCGCCGTACGCGCCGAGGGCCTCCGCGTGGTCAAGGCGATCGAGGCGGGGGAGTTCCCCTTCGACGGCACCTGGACGGACTTCCGCCCGGACCCGTCGTGGCCCGTGCTGACGCTGGTGCCCGAGGGCTGGGACCGCCCGCCCGTTCCCCGCCCCTGACCACGGGGCAGCGGCGCCCGGCCAAGATCCGTACGCTGCCCGGGTGACCGCACCATCCCCCGTTGCCGCGGACGTGCTGGCCGGCTGGGACCCGATCTCGCGTCCGCCCCGCCGCACCCTCTCCTGGCTCGCCCTGCTTCTCGTCCTCGCCGGTTGCGGCTACGCCTACGAGGTCGGCCGCGGCCTGATCGAGGCCCGCTACCCGGCGTTCGCGGGCGACATCTGCCCCGCGGTGGACGTCCAGCCGATCTTCAAGGCGCTGCCCGGACCCATCGACCCGCCCACGGACCACCCCATCGACGGTGAGACCCCCGGTGAGGGAGTCCGGCGCCGCTGCCGGTTCGCCATCACCGGCGCTGACGGCGTCACCCCGCGCGCGATGGGTGAGATGACCGTCACGCGCTACCCCTATGCGCCCGTGGCGCAGCTGTTCTTCTCGATGGACCGCAGCCAGGCCTCCGGGTCCTCCTTCGCGCCGAAGGACGTCCGGGAGGTGGCGGCCCTCGGCGAAGAGGCCTTCGCGCTGGAGGACGGCGACGGTTCCTTCCAGGTCGCCGCCCGGGACTCCAACCTGACCATCGACCTGCAGCTGGTCGTGGCCGGTGACGTCGGGGCCGACCTGGCGCGTACCCTCGGCGACGGCGTGCGCAGCTCGCTGCGGCGGCTCGGCTGAGCCCGTTCCGGCCCGATTGGGAGCGCGGGCAAGTCGTCTGGCAGAATGGTTAGCTGGTATCCGGCACGCGTGAGGCGCCCTCTAACCCTGATCGCGTCGCCAGTCCACGAACCTAACCAGTTCAGAGACATCGGTCCCGCATCCCCACGTGGGTTCCGTCGGCTCACCCACGTAATCATCAGGAGCGAAACAACCGTGGCCG carries:
- a CDS encoding SigE family RNA polymerase sigma factor gives rise to the protein MTPGTEDAFDAFYRDTSRRLLRYAYGLTGDPGEAQDLVQEAYARAWQRWRRLSAYEDPEAWLRLVVNRLSTDRWRRLGVRRTHPVNVPAPVAPPSEDTVLLVRAMRTLPAAHRRALALHYLLDRSVADIAAETGASTGTVKSWLARGRAGLAVALGAAPAVPEGAPNAR
- the proS gene encoding proline--tRNA ligase, which produces MARVLTPRAEDFPRWYQDLIAKARMADNGPVRGTMVIRPAAYAIWERMQAEMDARIKEADAQNAYFPLFIPESYLSREAQHVEGFSPELAVVTHAGGKELAEPIVVRPTSETIFGEFMAKWIDSYRDLPLLLNQWANVVRWELRPRTFLRTTEFLWQEGHTAHATEQDARDYARRILHSVYEDFMVSLLAIPVVPGRKTKGERFAGATNTMTLEAMMGDGKALQMGTSHELGQNFAKAFDITYTSQAGAVEHAWTTSWGSTTRMIGGLIMVHGDDSGLRLPPRLAPVQAQVMVVKAGEGVTEAAAKLRDELKAAGVRVKLDDRADVPFGRRAVDAELQGIPVRIEVGPRDLAAGNAVVARRVDGTKTPVALAEVVSLVTRALDEDQQRLFDAALAHREERTVDVKTLGEAIEAAQTGWARVPWSAVGTEGEAEANGKAVTVRCLLRPDGFVPESDDEPDVQAILARAY
- a CDS encoding DUF402 domain-containing protein, which encodes MMFAPGRTVLYRNIDGPRLASVRPCRVISDDERGLLLWLARGSAVVLEMATDGRGIRDMPFAEWIGLSHHVVPATWQGPSLLKFIPRDADHSVWFFRDDEDRFKNWYVNLEERALRWDDGHLAGVDVIDQDLDIVVRPDRTWEWKDEDEFTERLAFPGHYWVHDEAAVRAEGLRVVKAIEAGEFPFDGTWTDFRPDPSWPVLTLVPEGWDRPPVPRP